In Streptomyces sp. HUAS ZL42, the DNA window GGTTCGGGCCGGGGCTCGGACAGCGCCGATGACCCGCACCGATGTGGTGGTCGTCGGCGCCGGGCCCGTGGGGCTGTTCCTCGCGGCCGAGCTGCGGGCGGGCGGTGCGCGGGCCGTCGTACTGGAGCGGCTGACGGAGCCGACCGGGGAGTCGCGGGCATCGGTCCTGCACGCGCGGACCATGGAGATCTTCGCCGACCGCGGCTTCCTGCCCCGGCTCGGTGAGCTGCCCGCCCTGGGGCCGGGCCACTTCGGCGGGCTGCGCCTCGATCTCGCGGAAGCCGACGCCGACCATCCGTACGCCGGTCAATGGGAGTGCATCCAGCACCACTTGGAGGCCGAGCTCCAGTCCTGGGCGCTCGGCCTGGGCGCCGAGATCCGGCGCGGTCACACCGTGCTCGGGCTGCGGCAGACGGACGACGGCGTGCGCGTCGAGGTGCGCGGGCCGGACGATCAGACGTACGAGCTCACGGCCGCCTATGCCGTCGGCTGCGACGGCGAGGACAGCACCGTGCGCGAACTCGGCGGCTTCGAGTTCGCAGGACGCGACGCCGACAAGGTGATGCTGCGCGCCGACGTCGCCGGCATCGACATCGCCAACCGGCGCCTGAAGCGGTACGCCGGCGGAATCGCGACCGCCTACCGCAGGCCCGACGGCACCACCCGGCTGATGGTCCACCGGTTCGGCGCGCAGCCGTCCGGCGACGTGACGTTCGAGCAGGTCGCCGACGCCTGGGCGGCCGTGACGGGCGAGGACATCGGCGACGGGCGGGCCCTGTGGCTCAACCGGTTCGGCAACGCCTCCCGGCAGGTCACCGAGTACCGGCGGGGCCGGGTGCTGCTCGCCGGCGACGCCGCGCACCGCCAGATGCCGGTCGGCGGGCAGGCCGTCAACCTGGGTCTCCAGGACGCGGCGGCCCTCGGCCGCCCCCTCGCCGACGTGGCCGGCGGACGAGCCCGGCCCGCGCTGCTCGACTCCTACCACGCCGAGCGTCATCCGGTGGGGGCGCGCACCCTGGCCAACATCCAGGCGCAGGCCCAGCTGCTGTTCGGCAGCGACGAGGTCACCGCGCTGC includes these proteins:
- a CDS encoding SDR family oxidoreductase yields the protein MTRTDVVVVGAGPVGLFLAAELRAGGARAVVLERLTEPTGESRASVLHARTMEIFADRGFLPRLGELPALGPGHFGGLRLDLAEADADHPYAGQWECIQHHLEAELQSWALGLGAEIRRGHTVLGLRQTDDGVRVEVRGPDDQTYELTAAYAVGCDGEDSTVRELGGFEFAGRDADKVMLRADVAGIDIANRRLKRYAGGIATAYRRPDGTTRLMVHRFGAQPSGDVTFEQVADAWAAVTGEDIGDGRALWLNRFGNASRQVTEYRRGRVLLAGDAAHRQMPVGGQAVNLGLQDAAALGRPLADVAGGRARPALLDSYHAERHPVGARTLANIQAQAQLLFGSDEVTALRDVFGELLESAAVRRHLARMISGLDVPVPPRPHTPHTHQPGRSTVDRLTDKTALVTGSSRGIGRATAIRLAREGALVAVHYTANEQAADETVELIEKEGGSAFKVRAELGVPGDVHELFLGLERGLKERTGETRLDILVNNAAVTSTGSAPEDLTPEEFDRYFAVNAKAPYFLVQRALEQMPSGGRIINITTGVTRTSVPDQVAYAMTKGAIEQLTFQLARLLAPRGITINSVAPGITDNGGAIFDNPQAVEAMARFSAFNRVGEPGDVADVITFLTTEEARWITGAFIDATGGTLLG